The Hoplias malabaricus isolate fHopMal1 chromosome 9, fHopMal1.hap1, whole genome shotgun sequence genome contains a region encoding:
- the snx15 gene encoding sorting nexin-15 translates to MARKTKKEEYYRFFAVTDPRTHEKGYTEYKVMARFVSKKRPEDVKEIVVWRRYTELKKLHGELAYTHRNLFRRQEEFPPFPRAQLFGRFDGAVIEERRKAAEAMLCFTTNIPALYNSPQLKEFFRGGEVRRPLDPSPVSSSNPLPPPLIPLPEGGTGLVAEEETGREAPLQAQELESSLGEKELGETEVAVEALSDMESSPVEETHREKGVGENISKDATEVACPEPSDSQGDQSEEFDLLFDCASEDPVDSTLPPLSVKDLAIFDPCAKEDESCESPAHSELLSLKLTNSDCAKCGEDDGYVAWATKELSAAHERENEGEYSAAILKYRSAVDILMKGVQGEVNAQQRDTVKRRIAECLEHAERLLGLHNPTQHQNT, encoded by the exons ATGGcgagaaagacaaagaaagaagAGTACTACCGTTTCTTCGCCGTTACAGACCCAAGAACACACGAGAAAGGATACACAGAGTATAAAGTGATGGCAAGG TTTGTGTCAAAGAAGAGACCAGAAGATGTGAAAGAG ATAGTGGTATGGAGAAGATATACCGAACTGAAGAAGCTGCATGGAGAGTTGGCTTACACACATAGGAACCTGTTTAGAAGACAAGAAGAGTTTCCCCCTTTCCCCCGGGCACAGCTGTTTG gTCGGTTTGATGGAGCAGTGATTGAGGAGAGAAGAAAGGCAGCAGAAGCCATGCTGTGCTTTACTACAAACATTCCAGCACTGTACAACAGCCCCCAGCTCAAAGAGTTTTTCAGG ggAGGAGAGGTGAGGAGACCATTAGATCCTTCCCCTGTCTCGTCCTCTAATCCCTTGCCTCCCCCTCTCATCCCCTTACCAGAGGGGGGCACTGGGCTGGTTGCAGAAGAGGAAACAGGGAGGGAAGCTCCTCTCCAAGCTCAGGAACTGGAATCCAGCCTGGGAGAAAAAGAATTGGGCGAGACGGAGGTGGCAGTGGAGGCTCTCAGTGACATGGAGAGCAGCCCAGTAGAAGAGACACATAGAGAGAAGGGAGTAGGAGAGAATATCAGCAAAGATGCCACGG AAGTTGCCTGCCCGGAGCCCTCGGATTCTCAAGGTGATCAATCTGAGGAGTTTGATTTGCTGTTTGACTGTGCATCTGAGGACCCAGTGGACAGCACTCTGCCCCCACTCTCAGTGAAGGACCTAGCCATCTTTGATCCATGTGCTAAAGAAG ATGAATCTTGTGAATCTCCTGCTCATTCTGAGCTCTTGTCTTTGAAACTGACAAATTCCGATTGTGCTAAATGTGGTGAAGATGATGGATATGTGGCCTGGGCAACCAAAGAGCTGAGTGCAGCtcatgagagagagaacgaagGAGAGTACAGTGCAGCAATATTGAAATACAGATCAGCAGTGGACATCCTAATGAAGGGTGTGCAAG
- the fis1 gene encoding mitochondrial fission 1 protein: protein MEEVVTDVVAPEDLKRFENKYNTEVAKGPVSKETKFEYAWCLVRSKHSNDIRKGIQLMEELLQKSTKNDQRDFLFYLAVANYRLKEYERALKYIRILLRNEPGNKQAIEMEKLINKALQKDGLVGMAIVGGIGLGVAGIAGLIGMAVSKSAKSQ from the exons ATGGAAGAGGTAGTGACAGACGTCGTCGCTCCTGAGGATTTAAAG AGGTTTGAGAATAAATACAACACAGAGGTGGCAAAAGGACCTGTGTCCAAAGAAACCAAATTTGAATATGCATGGTGTTTGGTAAGGAGTAAACACAGTAATGACATCAGGAAAGGCATTCAGCTCATGGAGG AGCTGTTgcaaaaaagcacaaaaaatgACCAGAGAGACTTTCTCTTCTATTTAGCTGTTGCAAACTACAGACTCAAG GAATATGAAAGAGCTCTAAAATACATTCGCATTCTGCTCAGAAACGAACCAGGAAATAAGCAGGCAATTGAAATGGAGAAGCTTATCAACAAGGCCCTACAGAAAG ATGGACTCGTTGGTATGGCAATTGTTGGGGGCATTGGTTTGGGTGTGGCAGGAATAGCAGGACTGATTGGGATGGCAGTATCCAAATCTGCAAAATCCCAATGA